One window of the Eucalyptus grandis isolate ANBG69807.140 chromosome 8, ASM1654582v1, whole genome shotgun sequence genome contains the following:
- the LOC104416283 gene encoding LOW QUALITY PROTEIN: formin-like protein 1 (The sequence of the model RefSeq protein was modified relative to this genomic sequence to represent the inferred CDS: deleted 2 bases in 2 codons), with protein MPSSFSSTISTFFLVLLTCLPISSSFSSSLPGRRILHEPFFPQGSPLPPPLPPPPPPALPQVPFLLLHRHPAPDHSPFFPTYPSPPPPPPPASFASFPANISSLILPSSSKPKSASAHKLLPVAIGVTVSALFLLAAALVVVLLRRRRRQARDLADDAKTQRSDATNGGAVPGNAEPNSRARKQRTASSGASSEFLYLGTMVNSRGIEEPRGNGGGGAARRGGGGGGGGGGGGGLDPRKMDSPELQPLPPLARQSLALNYGNGNGDLRPLPPLARQSFRQNCGTGNGDLSSTADETEEEFYSPRGSLGGRESSIGAGSGSRRAFAAVATETLGDSGRRSDSSSSSYSSSSSGSPARSHSISLSPPVSLSPRRSQPKSPEHVAVEEEAQEPSSPPTHYAIPYADESKTPLLSSEGSSPERDLRKSDGKVHSPSLSPMSWSPERGLEKTPDLSLRMWTVSDSVGRSPSPSLHSSPLSRSLERSPIASPTMSDTSHRIGRSRLSSPLSQSPARESEENRDASPRKSDVSAGSSRFSLHSTCSSPSRKSEIIEHRSLPRSSNASVGNLHPQSASPVASSPKRDSSANDQFVQSPARVSTGSQQQPPQQPPVPAACHRRHHLLLLPPPRPLPMQPKAKDFPLPLTPTGQLISEPPRLIPPSRPFVLQNLTEVSPVQLPPIVETAEKAEKMDDTPKLKLKPLHWDKVRASSDREMVWDQLRSSSFKLDEEMIETLFVVNAPNSKAKETTPRSVLPFPNLENRVLDPKKSQNIAILLRALNVTIEEVCEGLLEGNVDALGAELLESLLKMAPTKEEERKLKEYKDDSPFKLGPAEKFLKAVLDVPLAFKRVDVMLYVANFESEVEYLKRSFETLETACEELRNSRMFLKLLEAVLKTGNRMNVGTNRGDAHAFKLDTLLKLADVKGADGKTTLLHFVVQEIIRTEGARLSGTHQGSNPTLNEDAKCRKLGLQVVSGLSSELGNVKKSAAMDSDVLSSDVNKLFRGIGNIREIVRLIETSGSGENSKKFSETMNKFTKMAEEEIIRIQAQESVAMSLVKEITEYFHGDSAKEEAHPFRIFMVVRDFLAVLDRVCREVGSINERTIVSSAHRFPVPINPMLPIPINPTLPQVFPVFHGQRQHSFSDGDSASP; from the exons ATGccctcctccttttcctccaCCATCTCCACCTTCTTCCTCGTCCTCTTGACCTGCCTACCCATCTCCTCGTcgttctcctcctccctccctgGCCGCCGCATCCTCCACGAGCCCTTCTTCCCCCAAGGCTCC CCCCTCCCGCCGCCCCTCCCGCCGCCTCCCCCCCCCGCCCTCCCCCAAGTAccctttctcctcctccaccgCCACCCCGCCCCCGACCACTCCCCCTTCTTCCCCACCTACccttcccctccccctccccctccccccgcCTCCTTCGCCTCCTTCCCCGCCAACATCTCCTCCCTCATCCTCCCCAGCTCCTCCAAGCCCAAGTCCGCCTCCGCCCACAAGCTCCTCCCCGTCGCCATCGGCGTCACCGTCTCCGCCCTCTTCCTCCTTGCCGCCGCCctcgtcgtcgtcctcctccgccgccgtcgccggcagGCCCGGGACTTGGCCGACGATGCCAAGACCCAGAGGTCCGACGCCACCAACGGCGGCGCTGTGCCGGGCAATGCCGAGCCCAACTCCCGCGCCCGCAAGCAGCGGACGGCCTCCTCCGGGGCCAGCTCCGAGTTCCTCTACTTGGGGACCATGGTGAACTCTCGCGGGATCGAGGAGCCGCGCGGCAATGGAGGAGGCGGAGCTGctcgccgcggcggcggcggcggaggcggaggcggaggaggaggtggtcTGGACCCGAGGAAGATGGACTCGCCGGAGCTCCAGCCGCTGCCGCCGTTGGCGCGGCAGAGCCTGGCGCTGAACTACGGGAATGGGAACGGAGACCTCCGGCCGCTGCCGCCGCTGGCGCGGCAGAGCTTTAGGCAGAACTGCGGGACTGGGAATGGGGACCTGAGCTCGACGGCGGACGAGACGGAGGAGGAGTTCTACTCGCCGCGAGGCTCGCTTGGAGGTAGGGAGAGCTCCATCGGCGCCGGATCGGGGTCGAGGAGGGCGTTCGCCGCCGTAGCGACCGAAACCCTCGGCGACAGTGGCAGAAGGAGCGACTCCAGCTCGTCTTCCTACTCGTCTTCGAGCTCCGGCTCTCCTGCTCGGTCGCACTCCATCAGCCTCTCGCCGCCCGTGAGCTTGAGCCCTCGGAGATCGCAGCCGAAGTCCCCGGAACACGTCGCCGTCGAAGAGGAAGCTCAGGAACCTTCGTCGCCGCCGACGCATTACGCCATTCCGTACGCCGACGAGAGCAAGACTCCTCTGCTGTCTTCGGAAGGTTCGTCGCCGGAGAGAGACTTGCGAAAATCAGACGGGAAAGTCCATTCTCCGTCGCTGTCCCCCATGTCGTGGTCGCCAGAGCGAGGGTTGGAGAAGACTCCGGATCTGTCGCTGAGAATGTGGACAGTCTCGGACTCCGTCGGACGCTCACCGTCGCCGTCTCTGCATTCTTCTCCGCTGAGCAGAAGCCTGGAGAGAAGTCCGATCGCCTCGCCGACTATGTCCGACACGTCGCACCGCATTGGACGGTCTCGGCTGTCGTCTCCTCTATCGCAGTCGCCGGCCAGGGAATCTGAGGAAAATCGCGACGCATCCCCGAGGAAATCTGATGTGTCGGCGGGAAGCTCGCGGTTTTCTCTTCACTCGACCTGCAGCTCGCCGAGTAGAAAATCGGAGATTATCGAGCATAGATCGCTGCCGAGATCGTCCAATGCTTCGGTCGGCAATCTGCATCCTCAATCGGCTTCTCCTGTGGCTTCGTCTCCGAAGAGAGATTCGAGTGCTAATGATCAGTTTGTGCAGTCTCCTGCGAGAGTTAGCACTGGCTCGCAGCAGCAGCCGCCGCAGCAGCCTCCAGTTCCGGCAGCG tgccaccgccgccaccacctcctcctcctccccccgcCGCGGCCTCTGCCAATGCAACCAAAGGCCAAGGACTTTCCGCTTCCTTTGACACCTACCGGTCAACTGATTTCCGAGCCGCCTCGCCTGATTCCACCGTCGAGGCCTTTCGTGCTCCAGAACCTGACTGAAGTTTCTCCAGTTCAGTTGCCACCGATTGTCGAAACTGCAGAGAAGGCGGAGAAGATGGACGATACTCCGAAACTGAAGCTCAAGCCCTTGCATTGGGATAAAGTGAGAGCGAGCTCAGATCGGGAGATGGTATGGGATCAGTTGAGATCAAGCTCTTTCAA GTTGGACGAGGAGATGATTGAGACCTTGTTTGTTGTAAATGCCCCAAATTCGAAAGCGAAGGAGACAACTCCGCGCTCGGTTCTTCCTTTTCCGAACCTGGAGAACAGAGTTCTTGATCCTAAAAAGTCACAAAACATTGCAATTTTGCTAAGGGCACTCAACGTCACCATTGAGGAGGTCTGCGAGGGCCTTCTAGAAG GTAATGTGGACGCACTTGGAGCTGAACTTCTTGAAAGTTTATTAAAGATGGCTcccaccaaagaagaagaacgcAAACTGAAGGAATATAAAGATGATTCACCTTTCAAGCTTGGTCCTGCCGAGAAGTTTCTTAAGGCTGTGCTTGATGTACCACTTGCATTTAAAAGAGTTGATGTAATGCTGTATGTTGCCAATTTTGAGTCTGAAGTTGAATATCTTAAAAGATCTTTTGAAACTCTGGAG ACTGCATGTGAGGAGCTCAGAAACAGCAGAATGTTCTTGAAGTTATTGGAAGCAGTGCTGAAAACCGGGAACCGCATGAATGTGGGAACAAATCGTGGGGATGCCCATGCTTTCAAGCTTGACACGCTTCTTAAGCTAGCTGATGTCAAGGGCGCTGATGGGAAGACCACACTCCTGCACTTTGTTGTACAGGAAATCATTAGAACTGAAGGCGCTCGTCTTTCAGGGACCCACCAAGGTTCGAATCCCACTTTGAATGAAGATGCCAAGTGTCGGAAGCTTGGCCTGCAAGTTGTTTCTGGTCTCAGTTCAGAACTTGGCAATGTGAAGAAATCTGCTGCCATGGACTCCGATGTACTGAGCAGTGACGTCAACAAACTTTTTAGGGGCATCGGGAACATTAGAGAAATTGTGCGATTAATAGAAACATCAGGATCAGGGGAAAACAGCAAGAAGTTTTCGGAGACTATGAACAAGTTCACTAAAATGGCTGAGGAAGAGATTATTCGAATTCAGGCCCAGGAAAGCGTTGCCATGTCTCTAGTAAAAGAGATCACAGAGTATTTCCACGGAGACTCAGCTAAAGAAGAAGCTCACCCATTCAGAATCTTCATGGTGGTGAGAGACTTTCTTGCTGTCCTCGACCGGGTATGCAGAGAAGTTGGTTCCATAAATGAGCGCACGATAGTCAGTTCTGCCCATAGATTTCCTGTGCCAATTAACCCGATGCTACCAATTCCCATTAATCCAACTCTTCCACAAGTTTTTCCGGTATTTCATGGCCAGCGGCAGCACAGTTTCTCAGATGGCGACAGCGCATCTCCTTAG